A portion of the Apus apus isolate bApuApu2 chromosome 3, bApuApu2.pri.cur, whole genome shotgun sequence genome contains these proteins:
- the PAX1 gene encoding paired box protein Pax-1: MPRPGLRSGGQAVPPPRAERGSPGAGRWVSAGGRGKCSETGSAVVLGEMGLGAGGGEQRAGPPAPPNGSPEHTYGEVNQLGGVFVNGRPLPNAIRLRIVELAQLGIRPCDISRQLRVSHGCVSKILARYNETGSILPGAIGGSKPRVTTPNVVKHIRDYKQGDPGIFAWEIRDRLLADGVCDKYNVPSVSSISRILRNKIGSLSQPGPYDGGKQPAPQPALPYNHIYQYPYPSPMASPAAKMGGHPAAPVATAHVSLPRSWPSAHSVTNILGIRTFVEQTGALAGTEGSAYPPKMEDWPSVNRTAFPPAQAVNGIDKAAVEGDIKYPQPAPGLSSVGTFLPACAYPPSNQHGVYGSSAGGYIPPGHPWQPQGSSLAHPGPGVAMHGGDLATVMAFKQPGREVVDRKPTSPAGKSPDPLNTLHGLSIPASSS, translated from the exons ATGCCGAGGCCGGGGCTGCGGAGCGGCGGGCAGGCggtgccccctccccgggcGGAGCGGGGCTCCCCCGGCGCCGGGCGATGGGTAAGCGCGGGCGGGCGCGGGAAGTGCTCCGAGACCGGCTCCGCGGTTGTGCTTGGGGAaatggggctgggggcggggggaggggagcagcGGGCAggacccccggccccgccgaACGGCTCTCCCG AGCACACCTACGGGGAGGTGAACCAGCTGGGCGGTGTTTTTGTCAACGGGCGGCCGCTGCCCAACGCCATCCGGCTGCGGATCGTGGAGCTGGCGCAGCTCGGAATCCGGCCCTGCGACATCAGCCGACAGCTCCGCGTCTCTCACGGCTGCGTCAGCAAGATCCTGGCCCGCTACAACGAGACCGGCTCCATCCTGCCCGGGGCTATCGGCGGCAGCAAGCCGCGGGTCACCACCCCCAACGTGGTCAAGCACATCCGTGACTACAAGCAGGGCGACCCGGGCATCTTTGCTTGGGAGATCCGCGACCGGCTGTTGGCCGACGGCGTCTGCGACAAGTACAACGTCCCCTCCGTCAGCTCCATCAGCAGGATCCTACGCAACAAAATCggcagcctctcccagcccgGCCCCTACGACGGCGGCAAgcagcccgccccgcagcccgcccTGCCTTACAACCACATCTACCAGTACCCGTATCCCAGCCCCATGGCCTCTCCGGCCGCCAAGATGGGGGGACACCCCGCCGCCCCCGTGGCGACGGCCCACGTCAGCCTGCCCCGCTCCTGGCCCTCGGCGCATTCCGTCACCAACATCCTGGGAATCCGCACCTTCGTGGAGCAGACGG GGGCTCTGGCTGGGACAGAGGGGTCTGCCTACCCCCCAAAAATGGAAGACTGGCCCAGCGTGAACAGGACGGCCTTCCCCCCGGCCCAGGCGGTCAACGGCATCGACAAAGCTGCTGTGGAAGGAGACATCAAATACCCGCAG CCCGCCCCGGGACTCTCCTCGGTGGGCACCTTCCTCCCGGCCTGCGCCTACCCCCCCTCCAACCAACACGGCGTCTACGGCAGCTCGGCCGGCGGCTACATACCCCCAGGCcacccctggcagccccagggaAGCTCCTTGGCTCACCCTGGACCCGGTGTGGCAATGCACGGCGGCGACCTGGCCACGGTGATGGCCTTCAAGCAGCCCGGGAGAGAAG TCGTGGACAGAAAACCAACCAGTCCTGCGGGGAAATCTCCGGACCCTCTCAACACTCTCCACGGACTCTCGAtcccagcctcctcttcctaG